From a region of the Impatiens glandulifera chromosome 4, dImpGla2.1, whole genome shotgun sequence genome:
- the LOC124936585 gene encoding 50S ribosomal protein L10, chloroplastic-like: MEAAAIFNFPTSKPPQSPNSLSLKSHFRNPFSLPIPHSTSHSIHHRRSSTIRSAISRTKKEETVENVKNQLENCYLLAGIRYKGLTVKQIQDLRKSLPETSKLLVAKNTLVYKAIEGTKWEVLKPCMTGMNAWLFVHSEEIPAALKPYRNFQKEKKLEDNDFSGAVFEGKYYAPEEFKTLETMPTRDEVYAQLLGSLQGPAIQVVATLQAPARDLVLLLKAHCKNLEEGSAGGEQ; encoded by the coding sequence ATGGAAGCCGCAGCTATCTTCAACTTCCCAACATCAAAACCTCCACAATCACCCAACTCCCTATCCCTAAAATCCCATTTCAGAAACCCATTTTCTCTCCCCATTCCCCATTCCACTTCCCACTCCATCCACCACCGTCGTTCCTCCACGATTCGATCAGCCATCAGTCGAACCAAGAAAGAAGAAACAGTGGAAAACGTCAAGAATCAGCTTGAGAATTGCTACCTCCTTGCTGGTATTCGTTACAAGGGTTTAACTGTGAAACAAATACAAGACCTCCGTAAATCTCTCCCCGAGACATCCAAACTCCTTGTGGCGAAGAACACTTTAGTTTACAAAGCCATTGAAGGAACAAAATGGGAAGTGTTAAAGCCTTGCATGACTGGAATGAACGCTTGGTTGTTCGTCCATAGTGAGGAGATTCCTGCAGCATTGAAGCCGTATAGGAACTTTCAGAAGGAGAAGAAACTAGAGGATAATGATTTCTCAGGGGCGGTGTTTGAAGGGAAATACTATGCGCCGGAGGAATTCAAGACACTAGAAACAATGCCCACCAGGGATGAGGTTTATGCACAGCTACTTGGGTCATTGCAGGGACCTGCAATTCAGGTTGTGGCTACCCTGCAAGCTCCGGCCAGAGATTTGGTCTTGCTTCTCAAAGCTCATTGTAAGAATCTTGAGGAGGGGAGTGCTGGTGGGGAACAATAG
- the LOC124933635 gene encoding uncharacterized protein LOC124933635, translated as MSNEEGKKCPLCAEEMDWTDQQLKPCKCGYEVCVWCWHQIMDMAEKVKSEGLCPACRTPYDKKKIVGMEENCERLRSIKKDQKNVVQKVKPKKVEVKKDLTNVRVIQRRMAYVIGLPLSLADEDLLQRKEYFGLYGKVSKVSLSRTSGGTIQQFVNDSCSVYITYSKEEEAIRCIQSVHGFLLDGRLLRASFGTAKYCHAWLRNMPCTNPACLYLHKIGAEEDSFSKDEEAALHTRNRVQQIVGAARPMQWRSGVKLPPPLDQQIDPFNPQKELQPSAVSPNSMSSLLSKEKDGVKTTNSLTSFVDIVGRCTVDPDKEAYVDDSNNKISQLCSDFGSVNIDQSNCSESKYLDITIHDVDSPFRDIRVPGNNAIDGSSNLPALGRSGFTPTNNNTSIGGQPCGNYFEDQDFLPFEDKSLEFSEGLDPSSIQTSSLPTRTSNHSNSYLWQGNDRLGINCSAGGNYVNNHPDETSIPKYVSSYSENESQISSISDGYLRLSTSFANDEIIEQLRRLEDGNNTAYNDENSAYDAAVESSIISNILSMDLDSWDDSVNLSHSKGDLLDGADRLRGSWKYQGGSQKSRFSFATDDGSRNKVPYIDPSFDHLTSITKQPNLEQVFHGKPPHNVSRSHSLKGPPGFPVPYREPPPGFSCEKTNQIPPSAAASGSSFLRTLSFPNDLRYGGTSSGMVHNGYDDPTSNLMMGRQLFSSGLGSRQVEPSNSSMMMYEEDAASRHWLLNHHQQQQQLQYPPPPNNNNNYEVEVSARNNGGAYGSIGRQQQQQQQHYNVDHQARNHHHAYNTYGTDSNSGLKYYNNGCMSNGYVIPALEEVHTVNGNEAASMGGEIGRNEKAVGFNSFYGDSMLQMPTSSSRNIYGGVYGL; from the exons ATGAGTAACGAAGAGGGGAAGAAGTGTCCTTTGTGTGCTGAAGAGATGGACTGGACCGATCAACAGTTGAAGCCTTGCAAATGTGGTTACGAG GTATGTGTTTGGTGTTGGCATCAGATAATGGACATGGCAGAAAAAGTAAAATCTGAGGGTCTTTGTCCTGCTTGTCGGACACCTTATGACAAGAAAAAGATTGTAGGAATGGAGGAAAACTGTGAAAG GTTGAGGTCAATAAAGAAAGATCAGAAGAATGTAGTGCAGAAGGTAAAACCAAAGAAGGTTGAGGTAAAGAAGGACCTAACTAATGTCAGAGTTATTCAGCGGAGAATGGCTTATGTAATTGGTCTTCCGCTGAGTCTAGCTGATGAAGAT CTCCTGCAACGGAAAGAATATTTTGGCCTGTATGGAAAAGTTTCAAAGGTTTCTTTGTCTCGGACTTCAGGAGGAACTATTCAGCAATTTGTTAATGACTCTTGTAGTGT GTATATTACTTACTCAAAAGAGGAGGAAGCAATTCGTTGTATTCAATCAGTCCATGGTTTTCTTCTGGATGGTAGATTGTTAAG AGCATCATTTGGAACTGCAAAGTATTGCCATGCATGGTTGAGAAACATG CCTTGCACAAATCCTGCTTGCttatatttacataaaattgGGGCTGAAGAAGATAGTTTTAGTAAAGATGAAGAAGCTGCACTACATACAAG GAATAGAGTTCAACAAATTGTGGGTGCAGCACGGCCCATGCAATGGCGCTCAGGAGTTAAGTTACCTCCGCCTCTAGATCAACAAATTGATCCTTTCAATCCTCAAAAA gagttgcAACCTTCTGCTGTAAGTCCCAACAGCATGTCATCACTTTTGTCTAAAGAGAAGGATGGAGTAAAAACAACAAATAGTCTGACAAGTTTTGTAGATATTGTTGGTCGCTGCACTGTTGATCCAGATAAAGAAGCTTATGTTGATGATAGTAATAACAAGATTTCTCAATTATGTTCTGACTTTGGTTCAGTTAACATTGACCAATCTAATTGCAGTGAATCTAAATATCTTGATATTACTATACATGACGTCGACTCACCTTTCAGAGATATTAGAGTGCCTGGAAACAATGCCATTGATGGAAGTTCAAACTTGCCAGCACTTGGACGATCTGGTTTTACCCctactaataataatacaagCATTGGAGGACAGCCTTGTggaaattattttgaagatcaAGATTTTCTGCCATTTGAAGATAAGAGCTTGGAGTTTTCTGAGGGCTTGGATCCTTCTTCCATCCAAACTTCATCTCTTCCTACGAGGACATCAAATCATTCTAACAGTTATCTTTGGCAAGGAAATGATCGCTTGGGAATTAATTGCAGTGCGGGTGGGAACTATGTAAATAATCATCCTGATGAAACTTCTATACCTAAATATGTATCGTCTTACAGTGAGAACGAAAGCCAAATTTCTTCCATATCTGATGGGTATCTTAGACTGTCCACTTCATTTGCCAATGATGAAATCATTGAACAGCTAAGAAGGCTTGAAGATGGTAATAATACAGCTTACAATGATGAGAACTCTGCATATGATGCAGCAGTTGAAAGCAGCATAATCTCCAATATTTTATCCATGGATTTAGACTCATGGGATGATTCTGTCAACCTGTCTCACAGCAAAGGTGACTTGCTTGATGGAGCTGATAGGTTGCGTGGTTCTTGGAAATATCAAGGTGGTAGCCAGAAGTCTAGGTTTTCATTTGCAACAGATGATGGTTCTCGGAATAAAGTACCCTACATAGACCCATCTTTTGATCATCTGACTAGTATTACTAAACAGCCAAACCTGGAGCAGGTCTTTCATGGGAAACCACCGCATAATG TGTCGAGGTCACATAGCTTAAAAGGTCCACCAGGATTTCCAGTACCATATAGAGAACCACCCCCGGGATTTTCTTGTGAGAAAACAAACCAAATCCCCCCAAGTGCTGCTGCCTCTG GTAGTTCATTCTTGAGGACGTTATCCTTTCCGAATGATCTTCGCTATGGTGGAACTTCATCTGGAATGGTTCACAATGGATATGATGATCCTACTTCCAATTTGATGATGGGTAGGCAGTTGTTTAGTTCAGGACTAGGTTCTAGGCAAGTAGAACCGAGTAATAGTAGCATGATGATGTATGAAGAGGATGCTGCAAGTAGACATTGGCTTTTGAATCATCATCAACAGCAACAACAACTACAATATCCTCCTCCtcctaataacaataataattatgaagTGGAAGTTTCTGCCAGGAATAATGGTGGTGCTTATGGATCTATTGGGAGGCAGCAacaacagcagcagcagcacTATAATGTTGATCATCAAGCTCGCAATCATCATCATGCCTACAACACTTACGGTACTGATTCTAATTCTGGTTTGAAATACTACAACAATGggtgcatgtcaaatgggtatgTAATACCGGCTTTGGAAGAGGTACACACTGTTAATGGAAACGAAGCTGCGTCAATGGGAGGCGAGATTGGGAGAAATGAAAAGGCGGTTGGATTCAATAGTTTCTATGGAGATTCAATGTTACAAATGCCTACCTCCTCCTCCCGCAATATATATGGTGGGGTATATGGGTTATAA